In a genomic window of Dyadobacter fermentans DSM 18053:
- the miaA gene encoding tRNA (adenosine(37)-N6)-dimethylallyltransferase MiaA produces the protein MPNSPQKYLVTVAGPTAVGKTALAIQLANDLHTEIISADSRQFFRELSIGTAKPTPEELARATHHFVDSHSISEPYSAGDFERDALALLDTLFQKYNVVVMTGGSGFYVRAVLEGLDELPAPLPGLRESLTRQLEEHGLAVLQEQIRKIDPDFAATPEIANPQRVVRALEVFHTSGTPISHFKLKNTRQRPFQPINIALDRDRAELYRRIDERMDIMLQEGLVEEAKSVIAYREHHALKTVGYREVYSYLDGEYDEQEMVRLLKQNSRRYAKRQLTWFRHQGNFEWFHPGDYDRILEYVREQIHLHESN, from the coding sequence ATGCCAAATAGCCCACAGAAATATCTGGTCACCGTTGCAGGCCCGACGGCCGTTGGGAAAACCGCACTGGCCATTCAGCTCGCAAACGACCTTCATACTGAAATCATCTCGGCCGATTCGCGCCAGTTTTTCCGTGAACTCAGCATCGGCACTGCAAAACCCACGCCCGAAGAACTTGCCCGGGCCACGCACCATTTTGTGGATTCCCATTCCATTTCGGAACCGTACAGCGCCGGCGATTTCGAACGTGATGCGCTGGCATTGCTCGACACGCTCTTCCAAAAATATAATGTAGTGGTGATGACCGGCGGATCGGGCTTCTACGTCAGGGCGGTACTCGAAGGCTTGGACGAATTACCGGCCCCGCTTCCCGGCCTGCGCGAATCGCTCACCCGGCAACTGGAAGAGCATGGGCTTGCCGTGCTGCAAGAACAAATCCGCAAAATCGATCCCGACTTTGCCGCTACCCCCGAAATCGCAAACCCGCAGCGTGTTGTACGCGCGCTGGAAGTGTTTCATACATCGGGAACGCCCATCAGCCATTTCAAGCTGAAAAACACGCGACAGCGCCCATTTCAGCCCATTAACATAGCGCTCGACCGCGACCGGGCGGAACTCTACCGGCGAATAGACGAACGCATGGACATCATGCTGCAAGAAGGACTGGTGGAAGAAGCCAAAAGCGTGATCGCATACCGCGAGCACCATGCGCTCAAAACGGTGGGTTACCGGGAAGTTTACAGCTACCTCGATGGTGAATATGACGAGCAGGAAATGGTACGGTTGCTGAAACAGAACTCACGCCGGTACGCCAAGCGGCAGCTTACGTGGTTCAGGCATCAGGGGAATTTCGAATGGTTTCACCCCGGTGATTACGACCGCATCCTGGAATATGTGCGGGAACAGATCCATTTGCATGAAAGCAATTAG
- a CDS encoding DUF4230 domain-containing protein, with product MDSSTLFFLIIALIAGGLSGAALNTWLQARKSKKYVSTQEASVLIERIEKVFKVVMAEGYFTEIYNYQNDKNIWNLINDKKKALIIAKAKVLVGYDFGKMKFHRPDGERKLVIDFFPAPEILSIDTDYKFYDIEQGWLNRFQSDDYTAILNEAKQTMNEKAMESDLPRIAGNQVQLMIFQLAASMNWSIEMKLPDGNVALLREFSHYRTLEAEIDSLDGRKE from the coding sequence ATGGATTCCTCTACACTATTTTTTTTGATCATCGCCCTCATTGCAGGCGGGTTGTCCGGTGCTGCGCTCAACACCTGGCTGCAAGCCCGGAAATCTAAGAAATATGTGTCAACACAGGAAGCGTCGGTGCTTATCGAACGGATAGAGAAGGTTTTCAAAGTGGTCATGGCGGAAGGCTATTTCACCGAAATCTACAACTATCAGAACGACAAAAATATCTGGAACCTCATTAACGACAAAAAGAAAGCCCTGATTATCGCCAAGGCAAAGGTTTTGGTAGGTTATGATTTTGGTAAAATGAAATTCCACCGCCCGGATGGTGAACGCAAGCTGGTGATCGACTTCTTCCCCGCACCCGAAATCCTGTCCATCGACACTGATTACAAGTTTTACGACATCGAACAAGGCTGGCTGAACCGCTTCCAAAGCGACGATTACACTGCCATTCTGAACGAGGCCAAACAAACCATGAACGAAAAGGCCATGGAAAGCGATCTGCCCCGGATCGCCGGTAATCAGGTGCAATTGATGATATTTCAGTTAGCTGCATCCATGAATTGGTCCATCGAAATGAAGCTCCCCGATGGCAATGTGGCATTGCTGCGCGAATTCTCCCATTACCGTACACTGGAAGCCGAAATCGATTCTTTGGACGGCAGAAAGGAATAG
- a CDS encoding riboflavin synthase, producing MFTGIVEAIAEVVNVASEGTNKTFTFKSSIAHELKIDQSVSHNGVCLTVVAVDADQYKVTAIEETLLKTNLGELVSGSKVNLERCMPANGRFDGHIVQGHVDQTARCTQVQERDGSWLFDFEYDASKGNITVEKGSICINGVSLTVFNSSENTFRVAIIPYTYNFTNFHSLKAGDSVNLEFDILGKYIKRILGSYAV from the coding sequence ATGTTTACAGGAATTGTCGAAGCAATCGCCGAAGTGGTGAATGTAGCATCGGAGGGCACCAATAAGACTTTTACATTCAAATCGTCCATTGCCCATGAGCTCAAAATAGATCAGAGTGTAAGCCATAATGGCGTTTGCCTCACGGTAGTGGCGGTGGATGCGGATCAATATAAGGTAACCGCCATTGAAGAAACCTTGCTGAAAACAAACTTGGGCGAGCTGGTATCGGGCAGCAAGGTGAACCTCGAACGCTGCATGCCGGCCAATGGCCGCTTCGACGGGCATATCGTGCAGGGCCACGTGGACCAGACGGCCCGGTGCACGCAGGTGCAGGAGCGCGACGGCAGCTGGCTGTTCGATTTTGAGTACGACGCTTCCAAGGGCAACATCACCGTCGAGAAAGGCTCGATCTGCATCAATGGGGTGAGTCTTACGGTGTTTAATTCAAGCGAAAACACGTTTCGGGTGGCTATTATCCCCTATACCTATAACTTTACCAATTTCCATTCGTTGAAAGCTGGGGATTCGGTGAACCTGGAATTTGATATTCTGGGCAAATACATCAAGAGAATTCTCGGTTCCTATGCTGTTTAG
- a CDS encoding PASTA domain-containing protein yields MAKISTQSRTDLFIHIGIIVSLLLVLFLGFFFVYLPFTTNHGEAITVPDLKKKSVEDLEDFLGDRDLRYEVDCTFVTNVPALTIISQYPLPGSKVKEGRKIYVTVVSRTAPLIKMPKLTDMTHRSAQMLLKSVGLEEGNISYVPDMAQNAVLKQMYNGKEILPGQPIAKGSKIDLELGEGLGTAQFEAPSVIGMPVDEAKIAIVGAGLKVGQQMEVPAEEGQAPGSIVRQNPDAGNKVRIGDVIDLWVTPQAPESTDNENQPQQ; encoded by the coding sequence ATGGCCAAAATAAGTACACAGTCCAGAACTGATCTTTTCATTCATATCGGAATCATTGTCTCGCTGCTTTTGGTCCTATTTCTGGGGTTTTTCTTCGTTTACCTTCCTTTCACAACCAATCATGGCGAGGCGATCACCGTGCCTGACCTGAAAAAGAAGAGTGTGGAGGATCTGGAAGACTTCCTCGGGGACCGCGACCTGCGCTACGAAGTCGACTGTACTTTTGTGACCAACGTGCCTGCGCTCACGATCATTTCGCAATATCCTTTGCCGGGTTCGAAGGTGAAGGAAGGCCGGAAAATATATGTGACGGTGGTATCGCGCACAGCGCCGCTGATCAAAATGCCGAAACTGACGGATATGACGCACCGCAGTGCTCAAATGCTGCTGAAAAGCGTAGGTCTGGAAGAAGGAAATATCTCATATGTGCCTGATATGGCGCAGAATGCGGTGTTAAAGCAAATGTACAACGGCAAGGAAATCCTGCCCGGGCAGCCGATCGCGAAAGGCTCGAAAATAGATCTGGAACTGGGCGAGGGGCTCGGCACGGCACAGTTTGAAGCACCATCGGTGATTGGAATGCCTGTGGATGAAGCGAAGATTGCAATTGTTGGAGCGGGACTGAAAGTTGGTCAGCAAATGGAAGTACCCGCCGAGGAAGGCCAGGCACCCGGGTCGATCGTGCGACAAAACCCCGATGCGGGAAATAAGGTAAGAATAGGGGACGTAATCGACTTGTGGGTCACGCCGCAGGCGCCTGAATCGACGGATAATGAGAATCAACCGCAGCAGTAG
- a CDS encoding IS110 family transposase produces the protein MAVVEFPQLIARGCGLDVHKDTVVASIKGTGIQEETRTFATFTRDLEDLSHWLEGHQITHIAMESTGVYWRPVYYVLEGRFEIILVNARHIKNVPGHKTDKKDSEWIAKLLLSGLLRHSFVPEGWVREIRTLLRHRKKLVNERSREKNRLQNILEDANIKLGSVVSDVFSKTGQGIVDLLMEGITDPVVLSNQAKGSLVNKKQVLQQALYGRFCERHRFMLKLLTQTMGALEKLIEQLDQQIELCLAGKQAELALLQTIPGVSRQSAIGIVSEIGLDMSQFISDKHLASWAGVCPGNNESAGKVRSARTTHGNTYLKTTLIEAAWAASHTMNTYLSFKYHKLTQRRGKKKAAMAIAHHILTASYHILRDKLPYKEPALRPEILIERRKAEIQRLENRVRKLKILASQ, from the coding sequence ATGGCAGTAGTAGAATTCCCCCAGCTCATAGCCCGAGGTTGTGGCCTGGATGTACACAAAGATACAGTAGTTGCTTCAATCAAAGGGACGGGAATCCAGGAAGAAACCCGGACCTTCGCCACCTTCACCAGAGACCTGGAAGATTTGTCGCATTGGCTTGAAGGCCATCAGATTACCCACATCGCTATGGAGAGTACGGGCGTTTACTGGCGGCCTGTGTATTATGTTTTGGAAGGCCGCTTTGAGATCATTTTGGTTAATGCCCGTCATATCAAGAACGTTCCCGGCCACAAAACTGATAAAAAGGATTCCGAATGGATCGCCAAGCTGCTGTTGAGCGGACTTCTTCGGCACAGCTTTGTCCCGGAAGGATGGGTGCGGGAGATAAGGACATTGCTACGCCACCGTAAGAAGCTTGTCAATGAGCGTAGCCGGGAGAAAAATCGGTTACAGAATATTCTGGAAGATGCCAACATCAAGCTCGGCAGCGTGGTTAGCGATGTGTTTTCCAAAACCGGACAGGGGATCGTAGATCTGCTTATGGAAGGAATTACTGACCCCGTGGTTCTCTCAAACCAGGCCAAAGGTTCGCTGGTAAATAAAAAGCAGGTTTTACAACAGGCGCTTTACGGCCGGTTCTGTGAGCGTCACCGCTTTATGTTAAAGTTGCTCACACAGACAATGGGCGCGCTGGAAAAGCTCATCGAACAACTTGACCAGCAGATTGAACTTTGCCTGGCCGGTAAGCAGGCCGAGCTCGCACTACTGCAAACCATCCCAGGCGTATCCAGGCAATCAGCTATTGGTATCGTTTCCGAGATCGGTCTGGACATGTCCCAGTTTATCTCAGACAAGCACCTGGCTTCTTGGGCAGGGGTATGCCCAGGCAACAACGAGAGTGCAGGAAAAGTAAGATCGGCAAGGACCACCCATGGCAACACCTATTTGAAAACAACATTGATCGAAGCAGCCTGGGCGGCAAGCCATACGATGAATACCTACCTGTCATTCAAGTACCACAAGCTCACCCAAAGACGGGGAAAGAAGAAAGCGGCAATGGCGATTGCCCACCACATACTCACAGCATCATACCATATCCTCCGGGATAAATTACCTTACAAGGAACCAGCCCTGAGACCAGAAATCCTGATCGAAAGAAGGAAAGCTGAAATCCAACGGTTAGAAAACCGCGTAAGGAAGTTGAAAATATTAGCGTCCCAATAG
- a CDS encoding T9SS type A sorting domain-containing protein has product MRINRSSRQFFTHGIFIWICVLAMVQSHVARAQLRIVPIDQARYHVSESESEPQNHRTQASLNLPFFDDFSTTKTLAPSTRYWLPGSGVYINNTLVNAHPSVNVATFDGLDANGAPYNVVNPLSQGYTDTLTSQPVNLGGKVAADSVYLSFYWAAKGLGELPDSSDFLRLEFFNKAAEWVPVWTQLGYQVDTLFHQQFIAIKDANYLHEAFQFRFRSYGRSTGAYDTWHLDYVYLNAKRSVKQPYLFDVALRKPVSNLLKKYTAMPLRQYRVSPAAAMADSLRTDIVNHFNNFNVLTSTFTLTDAQWGTEILRNVQRSVFVEALKSQTLRVKVSPVNAAAQLDSLHLISKFYIATTDTIPGANLKTNDTITARTALSDYFAYDDGSAEYGVQVNQKLGRVAVQYALAKPDTIGGVRMSMVSFNKDISGQGFTIQIYSNKGGRPDQVIAQRSVAVRYPVMRDGFIEYAFANPVAVPDTFYVGWVQINDQPVTVGFDRNSLLGRNAVFYNLGTEWAKETSLKGSIMIRPYLGKSVQGVITGNEPQEAINAVFYPNPARGAVHWKNSSLRKVEIYNSAGSLIHAFEPAPDQHSTGVERLDQGIYIFKATDGRRSFVQKMLISK; this is encoded by the coding sequence ATGAGAATCAACCGCAGCAGTAGACAATTCTTCACACACGGGATTTTTATATGGATTTGCGTGCTGGCGATGGTGCAGAGTCATGTCGCCCGGGCGCAATTGCGCATCGTGCCGATTGATCAGGCCCGGTATCATGTATCGGAGAGCGAGTCCGAACCGCAAAACCACCGGACCCAGGCCTCGTTGAACCTGCCTTTTTTTGACGATTTTTCTACTACCAAAACACTCGCGCCCAGCACCCGCTACTGGCTGCCCGGAAGCGGTGTTTATATTAATAATACCCTTGTGAATGCCCATCCGTCGGTGAATGTTGCGACGTTCGACGGGCTGGACGCCAATGGCGCTCCTTACAACGTGGTAAACCCGCTTTCACAGGGCTATACGGACACGCTCACTTCCCAACCGGTGAATCTGGGCGGAAAAGTGGCTGCCGATTCGGTGTACCTGAGTTTCTATTGGGCGGCCAAAGGGCTTGGCGAACTGCCCGATTCCAGTGACTTTCTCAGATTAGAGTTTTTTAACAAAGCCGCTGAGTGGGTGCCGGTTTGGACACAGCTGGGTTATCAGGTGGACACTTTGTTCCATCAGCAGTTTATTGCCATTAAAGACGCCAATTACCTGCACGAAGCATTTCAGTTCCGGTTCCGGTCCTACGGGCGGAGCACAGGCGCATACGACACCTGGCATCTGGATTATGTCTATTTGAATGCGAAGAGGTCTGTAAAGCAGCCCTATCTGTTTGACGTGGCGTTACGGAAACCGGTTTCAAACCTGCTTAAAAAATACACGGCGATGCCTTTGCGGCAATATCGCGTGAGCCCCGCAGCCGCGATGGCCGATTCCCTGAGGACAGATATTGTCAATCATTTCAACAACTTCAACGTCCTTACGAGCACATTTACGCTCACGGACGCGCAGTGGGGAACCGAAATATTGCGTAATGTCCAGCGCTCGGTGTTTGTGGAAGCGCTTAAATCACAAACACTGCGCGTAAAAGTTTCGCCGGTTAATGCAGCCGCGCAGCTCGACAGCCTGCATTTGATCAGTAAATTTTACATTGCCACCACGGACACCATCCCCGGCGCCAATCTCAAAACGAACGACACTATTACGGCCCGGACCGCATTGAGCGATTACTTCGCTTATGACGATGGCAGCGCCGAATATGGCGTGCAGGTGAACCAGAAACTGGGCCGCGTGGCGGTGCAATATGCCCTCGCAAAACCGGATACGATCGGCGGTGTGCGGATGTCGATGGTGTCTTTTAACAAAGATATTTCCGGCCAGGGGTTCACAATCCAGATTTACAGCAACAAAGGCGGCAGGCCCGACCAGGTTATCGCGCAGCGCTCGGTGGCGGTCCGGTACCCGGTCATGCGCGATGGATTTATTGAATATGCATTTGCCAATCCGGTGGCTGTGCCCGATACATTTTATGTAGGTTGGGTGCAGATCAACGATCAGCCGGTAACCGTGGGCTTCGACCGCAATTCGCTGCTGGGCCGCAATGCGGTTTTTTACAACCTTGGCACCGAGTGGGCAAAAGAAACTTCTCTGAAAGGCTCGATCATGATCCGGCCGTACCTCGGGAAGAGCGTGCAGGGCGTGATCACCGGGAATGAGCCGCAGGAGGCGATCAATGCCGTTTTTTATCCCAATCCGGCGAGAGGAGCGGTGCATTGGAAAAACTCTTCCCTTCGTAAAGTAGAAATCTACAACTCCGCCGGTAGCCTCATCCATGCATTTGAACCGGCCCCCGACCAGCATTCTACCGGCGTGGAGCGATTGGACCAGGGCATTTATATTTTCAAGGCCACGGACGGGAGACGATCCTTTGTGCAAAAAATGTTAATTTCGAAATAG
- the hisB gene encoding bifunctional histidinol-phosphatase/imidazoleglycerol-phosphate dehydratase HisB — MKKVLFIDRDGTIIVEPPTDFQVDSLEKLEFLPKAISALRKIAEETDYELVMVTNQDGLGTSSFPEDTFWPAQNKMVKTLEGEDVRFADVHIDRSFPEDNLPTRKPGIGMLTSYFSNEYDLANSYVIGDRLTDVQLAVNLGAKAILFRSELPEEGLSGEHNEATALISSDWDAIYEHLKLPSRKASVERNTKETQIKVELNLDGSGRSDIHTGLGFFDHMLDQLARHSGADLSIHVVGDLHIDEHHTIEDTALALGEAYRQAIGDKRGISRYGFLLPMDEALAQVAIDFSGRPWIVWDAEFKREKIGEMPTEMFFHFFKSFSDTSLSNLNIKVEGDNEHHKIESIFKAFAKAIKMAVKRDLKALDFMPSTKGVL, encoded by the coding sequence ATGAAAAAAGTACTATTTATCGATCGCGACGGTACGATCATCGTCGAGCCACCTACCGACTTTCAGGTCGATTCCCTGGAAAAGCTCGAATTCCTGCCCAAAGCCATTTCCGCATTGCGCAAAATTGCGGAAGAAACCGATTACGAGCTTGTAATGGTTACCAACCAGGACGGCCTCGGAACGAGTTCTTTTCCCGAAGACACTTTCTGGCCTGCCCAGAACAAGATGGTGAAAACGCTCGAAGGCGAAGACGTCCGGTTCGCAGATGTGCATATCGACCGCAGTTTCCCGGAAGACAACCTGCCTACCCGCAAGCCGGGCATCGGCATGCTGACCTCGTATTTCTCCAATGAATACGACCTGGCCAACAGCTACGTCATCGGCGACCGCCTTACCGACGTGCAACTGGCCGTCAATCTAGGCGCAAAGGCGATCCTTTTCCGCTCCGAACTGCCGGAAGAAGGCCTCTCCGGCGAGCATAATGAAGCCACTGCATTGATTTCCAGCGACTGGGACGCTATATACGAGCATTTGAAACTCCCTTCTCGCAAGGCATCAGTCGAAAGAAACACAAAGGAAACGCAGATCAAAGTAGAACTGAACCTCGACGGCAGCGGCCGCTCCGACATTCATACCGGCCTCGGCTTCTTCGACCATATGCTCGACCAGCTCGCGCGCCATTCAGGAGCGGATCTATCGATCCACGTCGTGGGAGATTTGCATATCGACGAGCACCACACGATAGAGGATACCGCCCTCGCATTAGGCGAAGCCTACCGCCAGGCAATCGGTGATAAGCGCGGCATCAGCCGGTACGGCTTTCTGTTGCCGATGGACGAGGCGCTGGCACAGGTAGCGATCGACTTTTCGGGCCGTCCGTGGATCGTCTGGGATGCCGAATTTAAGAGAGAGAAGATCGGAGAAATGCCTACCGAGATGTTTTTTCACTTTTTCAAGTCATTCTCAGACACTTCGCTTTCCAACCTGAACATCAAGGTGGAAGGTGACAATGAGCACCACAAGATCGAATCGATTTTCAAGGCATTTGCGAAGGCCATTAAAATGGCGGTGAAACGCGACCTTAAAGCGCTGGATTTCATGCCATCGACGAAAGGAGTGCTTTAA
- a CDS encoding rhodanese-like domain-containing protein — MDITVEELKERLEKGEDLHFYDVREEHEYEEDNLGAILIPLGELPDHLDELEALKDEEIIIHCRSGARSGKAARYLESQGFSNVRNVLGGILAYRELED, encoded by the coding sequence ATGGATATTACAGTTGAAGAATTGAAAGAGCGTCTTGAAAAGGGCGAAGACCTGCACTTTTACGACGTTCGCGAAGAACATGAATACGAAGAGGACAACCTCGGCGCGATACTGATCCCCCTGGGCGAGCTGCCGGATCACCTGGATGAGCTCGAAGCCTTGAAGGACGAAGAAATTATCATTCACTGCCGTTCAGGCGCGCGCAGCGGCAAGGCGGCACGTTACCTGGAGTCGCAGGGTTTCTCCAATGTACGCAACGTGTTAGGCGGCATCCTGGCCTACCGCGAGCTCGAAGACTAA
- the can gene encoding carbonate dehydratase gives MIRAYNQLFENNKKWAEETTKENPEFFSNLAKGQAPKFLWIGCSDSRVPANQLTGTQPGDIFVHRNIANMVIHTDISMLSVLDYSVNVLGVEHILVCGHYGCGGVITAMGNKQVGLIDNWLRHIKDVYRLHAQELNAIEDPKQKADRFVEINVQEQVRDLAKTTIVQTAWANGKKLQLHGVVYDISNGILKDMDVTIDASNYADDVYRLDIPQVV, from the coding sequence ATGATCAGGGCTTATAACCAGTTATTTGAAAACAACAAGAAGTGGGCAGAAGAAACGACCAAGGAAAATCCGGAGTTTTTCTCCAATCTGGCGAAAGGCCAGGCTCCGAAGTTCCTCTGGATCGGCTGCTCCGATAGCCGCGTTCCGGCTAACCAGCTCACCGGCACCCAGCCGGGCGACATTTTTGTGCACCGGAACATTGCCAATATGGTCATTCACACGGACATCAGCATGCTCAGCGTGCTCGACTACTCGGTGAACGTGCTCGGCGTGGAGCATATCCTCGTGTGCGGACACTATGGCTGCGGCGGCGTGATCACGGCCATGGGCAACAAGCAAGTGGGCCTGATCGATAACTGGCTGCGCCATATCAAGGATGTTTACCGCCTTCACGCACAGGAACTGAATGCGATCGAAGATCCGAAACAGAAAGCCGACCGGTTCGTTGAAATCAACGTTCAGGAGCAGGTGCGCGACCTCGCCAAAACGACCATCGTACAAACTGCCTGGGCTAACGGCAAAAAGCTGCAATTGCATGGCGTCGTTTACGATATCAGCAACGGTATCCTGAAAGACATGGACGTGACCATCGACGCAAGCAACTACGCCGACGACGTGTACCGTCTCGACATACCCCAGGTGGTATAA